In Pristiophorus japonicus isolate sPriJap1 chromosome 2, sPriJap1.hap1, whole genome shotgun sequence, one genomic interval encodes:
- the LOC139234656 gene encoding uncharacterized protein has product MQISGATPVHQAPPTAVQEEEQDDSSEEPLASQGAVSLDMSAPSTSAETHTSVGPTRDRIVLSLALSHGTSEQKQMVETGTAAKTPHRRAQDTPSSAQLHVDARAIQKEGDPGGAGRSVGGSDRFCERDFQSMEESISNLSITVSQVMATVDCSMDRMATCIEQLMCHSQEHMLQVENRWLSMEHRWQRLIVSYLGGMPA; this is encoded by the exons ATGCAGATAAgtggcgcaactccg gTCCATCAAGCCCCACCCACCGCTGTCCAAGAGGAAGAGCAAGATGACTCCTCCGAAGAACCTCTAGCCTCTCAGGGTGCAGTGTCACTAGACatgagcgcacccagcaccagcgcagagacacacacctcggtgggtccaacGCGAGATAGAATAGTGTTGTCACTGGCTCTGTCACATGGCACAAGTGAGCaaaagcagatggtggagacagggacagcagcgaagactcctcaccggagggcgcaggacactcccagctctgctcagctgcatgtagaCGCGagagccatccagaaagagggcgatcctggaggtgcaggacgAAGTGTAGGAGGCTCCGACAGGTTTTGCGAGCGCGATTTTCAgagtatggaggagtccatctccaacttgAGTATCACCGTGTCGCAGGTGATGGCAACTGTAGACTGTtctatggataggatggccacctgcatagagcagctaatgtgccactcacaggagcacatgctccaagtggagaatagatggctatcaaTGGAACATAGATGGCAGAGACTGATAGTTTCCTATCTAGGAGGGATGCCAGCATAG